In Papaver somniferum cultivar HN1 chromosome 9, ASM357369v1, whole genome shotgun sequence, the genomic stretch CTAGCCATATCTGCCCTCAAATCATTAATTACCTCCCATTCCTGGTTTTATACAGACAATCTAAATCAATTGAGCTGCAGAAAGGTTGGTTCTTGTGGCAAAATATAATTAATCCACAACACTAATTTCACGTGGCATAGTTTCAAGTCTGAAAagttaatctcacatccaaaCTAGATTTAAGTTTTATAAGAATTATGACAGTACCATTTCTGTCCGGTGCAAGCTGTGCCTAGATGGCCAGTTGGCATTCTGTAGCCAAAGAGGCTGCGGTGGGGGCACCGGTGGAGATGGGAGCACAAGCGAAGGCCTGGCAACAGTGTCTGGTTGATCAACATTTAACTCATCTATATGCTGCTCCTGATCTTGCTCTGGTGAACCAGGAATAGGCAAGTTTCTATGCAGATCCCAGTCGAAAGGAGCATGACCTTGCCTTTCCACATATGAGTGTATCAATTGATCTAGACTCTCACGGAAACCACTGCGTAGCAGATTAGAGACACTTCTCCTGCAATAACATCAACTTCTGCTTAGATGAacagcaaaagaaaaacaaatttgtgGCGAATAAAAAACTACCTGCTAAGGAGTTCCCTGAGTTCCATGCTGTACACATTATCATCGTCAGGTGGATGGAATCTACTAATTCTCCTTATAGGAACAGGACGACGGGATCTGTGGAGATTGGAAGCATCAGGCCAGTGTTCTACAGCTTCCTGAGAACGATTCTCATGCCACACATGTGCTTCTTGAATATGACTAGCTTCTCCACTATCTGCCCTTGGAGTTTCTTGGGGCCAAGTTGCAGCCCCGTTCTCCTGCCAGTTACCATCCATTTCGTCATCGTTACCCTCCTCCCATTGATTTAAAACTGCAGGAGAATGTTCCCAGTCTCTTCTTTCATTTTCTGGAGCTTGTTCCTGCCAATCCCCTGCTTGAGATACAGGTTCTTGCGAACTTATGCTTGGAACATCTGTATCACTTTCCAGGCCTCTTGTACTCTCAAACAACCGATGAACTTGTTCTTCTCGGCTCCTAGGTTGAGATTGTTCACGGGTTTCATTAGGAAACTCCTCTGAGTCGCTTGTTTGGATTTGTTCCTCAGATAAGGTATCAGAGGGGTTGCCTACTTGTCCACGACTAGTTTCCAATCCAGTTCGAAATCCATCCCTAATTACCAATAAAATGATCATGATTCAATCTCTAACCAAAAATCAACGGAAACACGTAAACTATTACATGCAATGTATAATCTCATTATCCAAtgacttaaataaaaaaaattacaaatggCAATGTAACAGAAGTTCAGAAGAACAACAGTAGCTAATCCAGACATAACAGATACCAAATGTTTTTTTAGAAAAAGGTTCAAACCAATAACCCCTGAAGGATAACTAACCAGTCCCTAATACTACTCGGActaatcaaaattcaaatttccCCAATATCTAGATAAAAGACGGCACTAAGCAGAGCTTTATTGAATGCCGGGATAGGAATTCATACCTCAGACCAGACACAGTATGTCGTTGTCTCAACTGACCCAATTCTCTCACCGCCAAAGAAGGGGGTCTCTCTTCCTCAACAGTCCCTTCATTCCGTAGGAACCTCCCTCTGAGCAATGACTGGAAACGAGACCCACATTAGACTGCCAAGTCATTGTCGTACTTAATAATACAAAAGAGCTACAATGCTTCTCGTGGAGGTTGGGAACACAATAACTAAGACATATATGCAGCTAACAGAGCATAATATTATACAACACTGAAAGTTTATGCTACATAAATGTACACATGACTCCACCGTTAGACCTTTGTTAGCTTATATGTATAATTGGTGTATATGGGAGAGCTTTGGTGCATGCTAGTTAACCAGGACAGTATTTTCATATGACGAATGCATTATGTGTATATACAGAAACGGATTCAGAAAATTCATAACAAAACTTGTAACACTCCACAAATGGAAGTGTGATAAAAGGTAAACAAGAGATCTTGCAACTGTTTAAATGAAACAAACCTGAATACGGTTCCGGTGAGCGAAGTCTGTAACAGCTCGATGCTCCAACAATACCTGCAACTCCCTCTGCCTCTCTCTTTCAATTCTCATAAGTAAATCAATTATAGCTTGCCTACCACGTAATCTAAGCCTATCCCTGCGAATATGATCAGGTTGGCCTTGATCATGGTTAACAACTGCCCCATCCCGAGCACGATCAGTCTGACCACTGACTGCGCCAGTTCTCTCTTCCCTCCTAGCACCGCGCGTAGGCCTCTGCTGACTTGTCATTTGGACCCACTCCCTCACAACTCGCACCCTCTCACGTTCCGGTTCACCAAGCCATTCAGCTCGAGGACTGGTCCTCTGCGGAGCATTAGATGTTTGATCACTTATGCCACTATCCATCCAGCCCCTTACAATCTGCCTCACTCTCTCCCTATCTACATCCCCAATATCAGGTGATTGCTCCCGGCTAGAGGTTTGCTGGTCCACACGCTCATTCTGTGTCTCAATTTGACCTTGAGACCACGCTCCATACTCATTGTCACTCTCACTTACATCTCCACTCGCACGACTTTCCGAAATGTTTGTGCTAGAAAGGTTAGTATTAGATTCAACACTCCTCTGCTGTCTCAATCTCTCTCTAACCCTATCTCCAGCATGATTCAAAACGTGTACATCCTCCAACTCACGCCACATTTGCAGTAAAGATGAAGCCTGAGTACTAGGCCTTTCAACAGCACCCTGCCTGCTTCTTGAAGTTGGAGACTGTGATTCCCTCAAGAAAGAAGAATCAAGCATGGACACAGTATGCAAACCTGCAAGTGCCATCAGCTCAGACTCACGATTCCTCCTCTCCAGTGTTGTAATCATCTCTTCTGCTTGCCTCGCAGCCCATCTACTCAAAATTCGAGAGTGGCGTCTCCGGGCAGCTGAAGATTCAGCCAAGTCTTCCCCTTCAAGGTCCGACCTTCTCCTGCGGCGCACAAGTTGATCACcttcctcatcttcatcttcttgatcaCATGGAGAGCTACATGTTCCCAATGACACACAATCATCCAATTGCCCTCGCATTAAGTCCTCTACTCCCCTATGAAACTCTGCATGAGGATCATTATTTTCCTGCTTCTGTTGCACACTTTCAAAATCTGgcattttttttttctccacTTCACCGACCCTAATCTTCACCACCTCCAACCACTACTTTCGCCACCACGTAAACCCGTCGGTTACCACGAAAATGAACTCATAACATAAGATAGAAAAACACACCATCTTGACAAccccaaatcaaataaaaatcacAAAACTATATCCTACAATTAAAAATCAAATCTTTATTACaaaaagaagggaaaaaaatccttaattttaaatattttttcagaATTAGTACCCCATTTGATCAAAAACCTCACAAGTAATCGAGAATATGTCAACAAAttatccaaagattaatcaactCAAGCCCTCAATTTGATTCGTAATTAACAAAATCTAAGAATTCAATAGGGAAAAATTAGTGTAGAATCAAATATAATTAATACATACCTTAATGAAAAGTTTGTTGGTAGTAAGTAGAAACCCTAACTTTAAAGGGAAAAGGGTGTaagaagaaggagaaatgtaGTTTTCTTCGAGAGAGAAAAACTTATAAATACagagagaaaaaaatattgaGATGAGAAAGACAAACttttttctattttattattatttttatgaaaaatgatgaaaatttcaaaataaaaagtaaaatagTGTAATAATTATTTCTATGGTTTTTACTTTTTCGAGAAAGAAAGAAACAAGGCACCGTCACCGCCGATCTCAAGGGCAGAAACAGAGGAAGAGGAGGAGTGAGAAAAGTGAAAAATCAAATAGAGCGCCCATTTTTACACATTAGTGTATATATAAGTACAAAAATAATATGCTTAATAGAGTATTTCTTATATGCAAAATATCCACGTCAGTTTCTTCGATCTCAAGACCACGAAATTGTTGACGAGTGAACTTCCACAAATATTACGAAATGTCCCCTCGCCATTTCATCTATTTTCATTTGGTTCAAACAAGCctgttagagcaaccacagtggttTTCATTTGGTTCAACCAAGCCTGTTAGAGCAACCACAGGGGTGCCATCAAAACTAAAGACTCAAGagcaaaaaaaaagaccaaatttttagTTTAGTTCGTGTTGTGACGCTACGGTACTGGATTATATATGATCGAGCGAACATATAATGTGAGCCCGTATGTGAGGCCGGCATATAATGTGAGCCTGATGGGTAGCCAGGCGAAGATTATATGTGAGCCATAAACACCTCACTTTGGAGCGGACACTATACAACTGCGTCATGCGAAGCCGATACTATACGTTCGCCTATTAAGAAACGAATATTATACctccgctcgactatatttgggtatGGTAGTCTtgattccagaccaaatatagtctgggatttAGTTTTGGTCCGACTTTTAATCTTTAGTCCGTCCCGCTGTGTCTCTTTGCTAGACCATATTtctgggtttagtcgtccactgcagttgctcttaagtTCATTATGTATTTCTATTCATGCTTCAAGAATGAACATTTGTAAAACTAATTTATGTGAgtatctaaaatctccttttaaaACCATCTCTTAAACTCCCGACTCCTCACCATTATTGATGACCACTAGAGTTTTTAATTTGGTATCAAAGTGATTGGCACTTTCCTTTTGTTTTACTCAAAAAGGGCAATATATTAGAAGAAATCAGTTCACCACAAAGACAATGCTAAATgattaaaagaaacaaacaaacaaaaaaaaaaagctcaATTATATTTCAGTTTtcgaaaaattaaaaattaaaaatattgcTAACGCATGAGTACATCC encodes the following:
- the LOC113309806 gene encoding uncharacterized protein LOC113309806; translated protein: MPDFESVQQKQENNDPHAEFHRGVEDLMRGQLDDCVSLGTCSSPCDQEDEDEEGDQLVRRRRRSDLEGEDLAESSAARRRHSRILSRWAARQAEEMITTLERRNRESELMALAGLHTVSMLDSSFLRESQSPTSRSRQGAVERPSTQASSLLQMWRELEDVHVLNHAGDRVRERLRQQRSVESNTNLSSTNISESRASGDVSESDNEYGAWSQGQIETQNERVDQQTSSREQSPDIGDVDRERVRQIVRGWMDSGISDQTSNAPQRTSPRAEWLGEPERERVRVVREWVQMTSQQRPTRGARREERTGAVSGQTDRARDGAVVNHDQGQPDHIRRDRLRLRGRQAIIDLLMRIERERQRELQVLLEHRAVTDFAHRNRIQSLLRGRFLRNEGTVEEERPPSLAVRELGQLRQRHTVSGLRDGFRTGLETSRGQVGNPSDTLSEEQIQTSDSEEFPNETREQSQPRSREEQVHRLFESTRGLESDTDVPSISSQEPVSQAGDWQEQAPENERRDWEHSPAVLNQWEEGNDDEMDGNWQENGAATWPQETPRADSGEASHIQEAHVWHENRSQEAVEHWPDASNLHRSRRPVPIRRISRFHPPDDDNVYSMELRELLSRRSVSNLLRSGFRESLDQLIHSYVERQGHAPFDWDLHRNLPIPGSPEQDQEQHIDELNVDQPDTVARPSLVLPSPPVPPPQPLWLQNANWPSRHSLHRTEMEWEVINDLRADMARLQQGMSHMQRMLEACMDMQLELQRSVRQEVSAALNRSAGGPGVCESSEEGSKWGHVKKGTCCVCYDSHIDSLLYRCGHMCTCSTCANELVRGGGKCPLCRAPIIEVVRAYSIL